In Mucilaginibacter celer, one DNA window encodes the following:
- a CDS encoding BlaI/MecI/CopY family transcriptional regulator, protein MLIKELTKAEEQIMQILWQLNEAIVKDIIEEMPDPKPAYNTVSTVVRVLEGKGFIDHKAYGNSHVYFPLISEADYKKFTFDKMMKNYFSNSYQSLVSFIVDEKNISVQELDELTSLIDQLKNKKQ, encoded by the coding sequence ATGCTTATAAAAGAACTAACCAAGGCCGAAGAGCAGATCATGCAGATCCTCTGGCAATTGAACGAAGCCATTGTAAAAGATATTATTGAAGAAATGCCAGATCCCAAACCGGCCTACAACACCGTTTCGACAGTTGTAAGGGTACTGGAGGGCAAAGGTTTTATCGATCATAAAGCCTACGGAAATTCGCATGTGTATTTCCCCCTTATCAGCGAAGCGGATTATAAAAAATTTACGTTTGATAAGATGATGAAAAACTATTTCAGCAATTCGTACCAAAGCCTGGTATCGTTTATTGTTGATGAAAAAAACATCAGCGTACAGGAACTGGATGAGTTAACCTCGTTAATTGATCAACTTAAAAACAAAAAACAATGA
- the dprA gene encoding DNA-processing protein DprA, whose translation MSLLHQVALTFIKNIGPVASKSLLAYMGSAEEVFKASKDKMLRVPGIGEKTIAQIDFDEALKRAEAELLFIEKNNIEVIFYTDARYPKRLKNCNDSPVLLYAKGKMDLNPPHVISIVGTRNATDYGKQLCRQLVEELQQYNVLIVSGLAHGIDVAAHKDCVKLGVPTIGVLGHGLDRLYPSQNRATADKMLENGGLLSEYPSGTNPDRENFPQRNRIVAGIADATVVIEASVKGGALITAEIANSYNRDVFAFPGRIGDEFSEGCNFLIRNNKASLLTCMADLAFSLGWEKTDDNKPAVEQFSLPFDLSAEERLIIEILQQNKAPVAIDDLTLKANMPLSQLAMNLLNMEMQGYISSLPGKMYRIG comes from the coding sequence ATGTCATTACTTCACCAGGTAGCGTTAACTTTTATAAAAAATATTGGCCCGGTAGCGTCAAAATCACTCCTTGCTTACATGGGCAGCGCCGAAGAGGTTTTTAAAGCATCGAAAGACAAGATGCTCAGGGTTCCGGGCATCGGCGAAAAAACAATAGCACAGATTGACTTTGATGAAGCACTCAAAAGGGCGGAGGCCGAGTTACTGTTTATCGAAAAAAACAATATCGAGGTGATATTTTATACAGATGCCCGTTATCCCAAACGCCTGAAAAACTGTAACGACTCGCCGGTTTTGCTTTATGCAAAAGGTAAGATGGACCTAAATCCACCGCATGTAATCAGTATAGTGGGCACCCGTAACGCCACTGATTACGGCAAGCAACTATGCCGGCAACTGGTAGAAGAATTACAGCAATACAACGTATTAATAGTAAGCGGGCTTGCCCATGGTATTGATGTGGCTGCCCATAAGGATTGTGTTAAACTGGGGGTGCCAACAATAGGCGTGCTCGGGCACGGCCTTGATAGGCTTTACCCATCGCAAAACCGGGCCACAGCTGATAAGATGCTTGAAAACGGTGGGCTCCTGAGCGAGTATCCATCCGGCACCAATCCTGATAGGGAAAACTTTCCGCAAAGAAACCGGATAGTGGCCGGTATTGCCGATGCTACCGTAGTGATAGAAGCCAGCGTAAAAGGCGGGGCGTTGATTACCGCCGAAATTGCCAACTCTTACAACCGGGATGTTTTTGCTTTTCCGGGTAGGATAGGCGACGAATTTTCGGAAGGCTGTAATTTTTTGATTCGTAACAACAAAGCAAGCCTGCTTACCTGCATGGCCGACCTGGCTTTTAGTTTGGGCTGGGAGAAAACGGATGATAACAAACCGGCTGTTGAGCAATTTTCACTCCCGTTTGATCTTTCGGCAGAAGAGCGCCTGATTATAGAGATTTTACAACAAAATAAAGCTCCTGTTGCCATTGATGACCTTACATTGAAAGCCAATATGCCCCTGAGCCAACTGGCTATGAACCTGCTGAATATGGAAATGCAGGGTTATATCAGTTCATTGCCGGGAAAGATGTATCGGATTGGTTAG
- a CDS encoding SixA phosphatase family protein has translation MKKLMLIRHAKATHESGYADFDRPLKPSGMQDAALMATLLRGQMQIPEIVVTSPALRTLNTAEIFANQFKIPAPLTDKRIYEASENTWVKVVNDLPVDHNFVAVVGHNPGISHILYYLTGQVKDMPTGAVAIITFENDDWQSISEEDGKLVHFDSPKG, from the coding sequence ATGAAAAAACTAATGCTTATTCGCCACGCCAAAGCCACCCATGAAAGTGGCTATGCCGACTTCGACAGGCCCCTTAAACCATCGGGCATGCAGGATGCCGCGCTGATGGCTACGCTTTTAAGGGGGCAAATGCAGATCCCCGAAATTGTGGTAACCAGTCCGGCATTGCGCACATTAAATACTGCCGAAATATTTGCCAACCAATTTAAAATCCCGGCTCCGCTTACCGATAAACGAATTTATGAAGCGAGCGAAAATACCTGGGTTAAAGTGGTGAACGATTTACCGGTAGATCATAATTTCGTAGCCGTTGTAGGCCATAACCCGGGCATAAGCCATATATTATACTATTTAACCGGCCAGGTAAAAGATATGCCTACGGGCGCAGTTGCTATAATCACTTTTGAGAATGATGACTGGCAATCTATAAGCGAGGAAGACGGAAAGCTGGTACATTTCGATTCGCCGAAAGGATGA
- a CDS encoding porin family protein, whose amino-acid sequence MKKPILSLLLIFITLSAFAQLPTIGIKGGVNFATLSASGQANNVVAGTNLQASSGSVTSFNFGVFADIKFGHLSLQPAVNFTGKGGTFDGTTGPLPGGSTSQVHSKYNLYYVQVPVNIVYHIPVVIGEIYLGAGPYGSYGVHGKLKQSAINTQNGSFSSSRDIKFGDESGEIKRMDYGANAIAGIKLKGGLLFNINYDLGLTNILPDADGNKMKTRVLGASVGFAF is encoded by the coding sequence ATGAAAAAACCTATACTATCTTTACTGTTAATCTTCATCACACTATCAGCTTTCGCGCAATTACCAACCATAGGTATAAAAGGCGGCGTTAACTTTGCTACACTCAGCGCATCGGGCCAGGCTAATAATGTTGTTGCCGGTACAAACCTGCAGGCATCATCAGGCAGCGTAACTTCATTTAACTTTGGTGTTTTTGCCGATATTAAATTCGGCCATCTTTCCTTACAACCGGCGGTTAACTTTACCGGCAAAGGCGGCACTTTTGATGGCACCACGGGCCCGTTGCCCGGTGGCTCAACAAGCCAGGTGCATAGCAAATATAACTTGTACTATGTGCAGGTTCCGGTTAATATCGTATATCATATCCCGGTTGTTATTGGTGAAATTTATCTGGGCGCCGGCCCCTACGGAAGTTATGGCGTGCATGGAAAACTTAAACAATCCGCCATAAATACCCAAAACGGATCATTCAGCAGCTCGCGCGATATCAAATTTGGCGATGAATCAGGCGAGATCAAACGGATGGATTACGGTGCCAATGCCATTGCCGGTATTAAACTGAAAGGCGGTTTGCTTTTTAATATTAATTACGATCTGGGCCTAACCAATATCCTGCCCGATGCCGACGGGAATAAAATGAAAACCCGCGTTTTGGGTGCTTCTGTGGGCTTTGCTTTTTAA
- a CDS encoding porin family protein has protein sequence MKKILLSLCFLTASFAAFAQLPTVGIKGGVNFATLHATVDGVSGSGNSGSLTTFNVGAFVDFKFGNVSLQPALNFTGKGGSSNFDIDAQSGSKVKLYYLQVPVNVVYHVPAVVGEFYFGAGPYVGVGVSGSGKDGQGNSEDVKFGSGAEELKRTDVGANAIVGFKFKTGFLINANYDLGLTNITNVDGIKLTNRVFGVSVGYAF, from the coding sequence ATGAAAAAAATCTTACTAAGCCTTTGCTTTTTAACAGCTTCTTTTGCAGCGTTTGCCCAGTTACCAACCGTTGGTATTAAAGGCGGTGTTAATTTTGCTACCCTGCACGCCACTGTCGACGGAGTAAGCGGTTCCGGAAACTCGGGCAGTTTAACCACATTCAACGTCGGCGCATTTGTCGATTTTAAATTTGGCAACGTATCATTACAACCAGCCTTAAACTTTACCGGTAAAGGAGGGTCATCAAACTTCGATATTGATGCGCAAAGCGGATCGAAAGTAAAATTGTATTATTTACAGGTGCCTGTAAATGTAGTTTACCATGTACCTGCCGTTGTGGGCGAATTTTATTTTGGTGCCGGTCCTTACGTTGGTGTAGGTGTTTCGGGCAGCGGAAAAGACGGCCAGGGAAACTCTGAAGACGTTAAATTTGGCAGCGGTGCAGAAGAACTTAAACGGACTGATGTTGGCGCAAACGCAATAGTTGGTTTCAAATTCAAAACCGGTTTCCTGATCAATGCTAACTACGATTTAGGTTTAACCAACATCACTAATGTTGATGGTATTAAACTTACCAACCGCGTATTCGGCGTTTCTGTAGGTTACGCTTTCTAA
- a CDS encoding glycosyltransferase family 9 protein produces MKILVIRFSSMGDIIYTTPVVRCLKKQVPDAEVHFLTKPAFKYIYDSNPYVDKLLLLKPSLTDTINEIKAEKYDQIIDLHNNLRTTIIKLRTGIKASTYKKQPIRKWLSLKFKLNLIAAEHLVDRYLKAVKFLGVINDDAPIDYYVKAQHDISKLLPPTHQNSYVAFIIGATHFTKRMPNYKIISICKQLNLAVLLLGGNDVKANGDEIAAAAGKQVYNACGITSLDESVFLVSKAKSVIGFDTGLTHIAEAFNVPIASVWGGTTPDLLGVWPYKVKNSLIAGIELSCRPCSKFGLEKCPLGHFKCMNEMPETGIVDFANGN; encoded by the coding sequence ATGAAGATACTGGTGATCCGCTTTAGCTCGATGGGAGATATTATTTATACCACTCCTGTTGTGCGCTGCCTAAAAAAGCAGGTGCCGGATGCCGAGGTCCATTTTTTAACCAAACCGGCTTTTAAATATATTTACGACAGTAATCCCTACGTTGACAAATTACTGTTATTAAAACCCTCGTTAACAGATACCATTAACGAAATTAAAGCCGAAAAATACGATCAGATCATCGATCTGCACAATAACCTCCGCACAACCATTATAAAGCTGCGCACCGGTATAAAAGCATCAACCTATAAAAAACAACCAATCCGCAAATGGCTCAGCCTTAAATTCAAACTAAACTTAATAGCTGCCGAACACCTGGTTGACAGGTATTTAAAAGCAGTTAAATTTTTAGGGGTGATTAATGATGATGCGCCTATAGATTATTATGTTAAAGCCCAACATGATATTAGCAAACTATTACCGCCTACCCATCAAAACAGCTATGTAGCTTTTATAATAGGTGCTACTCATTTTACCAAACGGATGCCTAATTACAAAATCATCAGCATATGCAAACAGCTTAACCTGGCCGTTTTGCTGTTGGGAGGAAACGATGTAAAAGCCAATGGGGATGAGATAGCTGCAGCCGCAGGGAAGCAGGTATATAACGCATGCGGGATCACCTCGCTTGATGAATCGGTTTTCCTGGTATCAAAAGCAAAAAGCGTAATAGGATTTGATACCGGCCTCACCCATATTGCCGAAGCTTTTAATGTGCCTATAGCTTCCGTATGGGGTGGCACTACGCCCGATTTGCTGGGTGTGTGGCCATATAAAGTAAAAAATTCATTAATTGCCGGCATCGAACTTTCGTGCAGGCCATGCTCCAAATTTGGTCTGGAAAAATGCCCGCTTGGCCATTTTAAATGCATGAATGAGATGCCCGAAACCGGGATTGTTGATTTTGCCAATGGCAATTAA
- the rfaE2 gene encoding D-glycero-beta-D-manno-heptose 1-phosphate adenylyltransferase yields the protein MRTGFEKTLLDKITDLTSLQQQVKAWQSEGKKVVFTNGVFDLLHIGHLTYMAKAAELGDKLVIGLNADSSVRRIKGPTRPVNDQNSRAALLAALFFVDAIVVFEEDTPLNLITALLPDILVKGADYAVENIVGAKEVLANGGDVKTISFVDGYSSTSIIEKIRGQIS from the coding sequence ATGAGAACCGGCTTCGAAAAAACATTACTTGATAAAATAACCGATCTGACATCGTTGCAACAACAGGTAAAAGCCTGGCAAAGCGAAGGTAAAAAAGTGGTGTTTACCAATGGTGTGTTCGATTTGCTGCATATTGGTCACCTTACCTATATGGCCAAAGCTGCCGAGCTTGGCGATAAACTGGTTATCGGGCTTAATGCAGATAGTTCGGTACGCCGTATTAAAGGCCCTACCCGGCCGGTGAACGATCAAAACAGCCGCGCGGCTTTATTGGCGGCTTTGTTTTTTGTTGATGCGATAGTTGTTTTTGAAGAGGATACCCCGCTTAACCTGATCACGGCGCTGTTACCCGATATTTTGGTAAAAGGTGCCGATTATGCTGTAGAAAATATTGTTGGTGCCAAAGAAGTGCTGGCCAATGGCGGCGATGTAAAAACCATTAGTTTTGTTGATGGATACTCGTCAACCTCGATAATTGAAAAAATAAGGGGTCAAATTTCCTGA
- a CDS encoding D-sedoheptulose 7-phosphate isomerase has product MTFKEMNNKILNELKDHQETLQCVIDTLGDDIATACEMITSTIKNGSKVLLAGNGGSAADAQHIAAELTGRYVKDRQPLPGIALTVDTSALTSIANDYGYEHVFSRQLEAFARPGDLFIGISTSGNSPGILAAFESAKKLEVKTLGLSGRNGGKMNGLCDLNIIVPSSITARIQEMHILIGHILCTAVDDLFD; this is encoded by the coding sequence ATGACATTTAAAGAAATGAATAACAAAATATTAAACGAACTTAAAGATCACCAGGAAACGTTGCAGTGTGTAATTGATACATTGGGGGATGATATTGCAACGGCATGCGAAATGATCACATCAACCATAAAAAACGGTAGTAAAGTACTGCTGGCCGGTAACGGCGGCAGCGCTGCCGATGCACAGCATATTGCAGCAGAGCTTACAGGTAGATACGTTAAAGACCGTCAGCCTTTGCCGGGCATTGCCTTAACAGTTGATACTTCGGCACTTACATCGATAGCTAATGATTATGGTTACGAACATGTGTTTTCGCGCCAACTGGAAGCTTTTGCGCGGCCGGGCGATTTGTTTATTGGTATTTCAACCAGCGGCAATAGTCCGGGGATATTGGCTGCTTTCGAATCGGCTAAGAAACTGGAGGTTAAAACTTTAGGTTTATCGGGACGGAACGGCGGAAAAATGAACGGACTTTGCGATTTGAATATCATCGTTCCATCCAGCATTACGGCGCGCATCCAGGAAATGCATATCCTTATCGGGCATATTTTGTGTACTGCTGTGGATGATCTGTTTGATTGA
- the rfaE1 gene encoding D-glycero-beta-D-manno-heptose-7-phosphate kinase: MNLKDKVETIRDNAKTPSILVVGDLMVDHYIIGTASRLSPEAPVPIVNVKNETTTLGGAGNVVQNLVSLGAKVTVAGVIGDDSAAGELITILTDEGVETDTIIKDNSRTTTVKTRVLAGSHQLVRVDREVTDEVSETIGLELIEKLNSHIDAVDMVLLSDYNKGLFSPFLTQQVIKAANAKGKKVIIDPKGLNYQKYEGAFIIKPNRKELAEAAKTEKINSIESLQQAANIILQQTGAKYIVVTLSEEGMVILNETGLTLLPVKATEVFDVTGAGDTVLATMAYFLASGCTLEEACELANHAAAIVIRRVGSATTTVQEIIDDIERDEVR, from the coding sequence ATGAATTTAAAAGATAAAGTAGAAACCATACGGGATAACGCCAAAACACCTTCTATACTGGTAGTGGGCGACCTGATGGTTGACCATTATATTATAGGTACTGCTTCACGTTTATCGCCCGAGGCTCCGGTGCCTATAGTTAATGTAAAAAACGAAACCACCACGCTTGGCGGCGCCGGTAACGTGGTGCAAAACCTGGTATCATTGGGTGCAAAAGTTACCGTGGCAGGTGTTATAGGCGATGACAGTGCTGCCGGCGAACTCATTACCATATTAACCGATGAGGGGGTTGAAACCGATACTATTATTAAAGACAACAGCCGCACCACAACTGTAAAAACGCGCGTTTTGGCAGGCAGTCACCAACTGGTGCGCGTTGACCGGGAAGTAACCGACGAGGTATCAGAAACTATAGGCCTTGAACTGATTGAAAAGCTGAACAGCCATATTGATGCTGTGGATATGGTACTTTTGTCGGATTATAACAAAGGGCTGTTTTCGCCGTTTTTAACGCAGCAGGTTATCAAAGCAGCAAATGCGAAAGGCAAAAAGGTAATTATCGACCCCAAAGGGCTTAACTATCAAAAGTACGAGGGCGCATTTATTATTAAGCCCAACCGTAAAGAACTGGCAGAGGCTGCGAAAACAGAAAAAATTAATTCGATAGAAAGCCTGCAGCAAGCGGCAAACATCATTTTGCAGCAAACAGGTGCCAAATATATAGTAGTTACCCTATCTGAAGAAGGTATGGTAATATTAAACGAAACCGGGCTTACCCTATTACCCGTTAAAGCCACCGAGGTATTTGACGTAACCGGTGCCGGCGATACCGTGCTGGCTACCATGGCTTATTTTTTAGCCAGTGGATGTACGCTTGAAGAAGCCTGCGAATTGGCCAACCACGCGGCTGCTATAGTAATACGCCGCGTAGGCAGCGCCACCACCACCGTGCAGGAAATTATTGATGATATTGAACGCGATGAGGTAAGGTAA
- a CDS encoding DNA polymerase/3'-5' exonuclease PolX, translating into MENKPIARTLRLLSQLMELHEVNPFKIKSVANAAFKVDKLPFPIAGKKLDELEKIDGIGKSIAGKVAELLATGSMAELQEMLDKTPAGIVEMMGIKGIGPKKVAIIWKELGIENTGELFYACNENRLIEAKGFGLKTQEEIRKAIEFRMASNGKFLFAQVEKEANQLMDEIKAIFPDALKHFAGEFRRLNEIITEIVIVIGSINPEVAFEAMANSKILSNVNLNKNHVQGELSNGLLVDIICVDKADYYKELFINTGTDEHVQAVFDRINVPVDQPETEELIYTKAGLGWMQPELREGTLFIEKAEKNQLPTLINWHDLKGTLHNHSTWSDGVNTIEEMALYCRDTLKLEYLGMCDHSKSAFYAKGLSIERVLQQHEEIDALNKKLDGFHIFKGIESDILYDGALDYPDEILQKFDFVVASVHSILKMDEEKATSRLITAIENPYTTILGHPTGRLLLSRAGYPIDYKKVIDACAANNVVIEINANPLRLDLDWRWHQYALDKGVMLSINPDAHRIEGFTDMHYGILAARKGGLYKEMCYNALSLAEITEAFARKRG; encoded by the coding sequence ATGGAAAATAAACCCATAGCCCGTACGCTTCGCTTACTATCACAACTCATGGAACTGCATGAGGTTAATCCGTTCAAAATCAAATCGGTAGCTAATGCGGCTTTTAAAGTTGATAAGCTCCCCTTCCCTATCGCCGGTAAAAAGCTGGATGAGCTGGAAAAGATAGATGGCATAGGCAAAAGCATTGCCGGCAAAGTAGCCGAACTGCTGGCAACCGGCTCCATGGCCGAGTTGCAGGAAATGCTGGATAAAACCCCGGCAGGCATTGTAGAGATGATGGGCATTAAAGGCATCGGCCCTAAAAAAGTAGCCATCATTTGGAAAGAACTCGGCATCGAAAATACAGGAGAATTATTTTATGCCTGTAACGAAAACCGCCTGATAGAAGCTAAGGGGTTCGGCTTAAAAACACAGGAAGAAATTCGCAAAGCTATCGAATTCAGGATGGCGAGCAATGGTAAATTCCTTTTTGCACAGGTTGAAAAGGAAGCCAACCAATTGATGGACGAGATTAAAGCCATTTTCCCGGATGCGTTGAAACACTTTGCAGGCGAGTTTAGGCGGCTGAATGAAATCATCACCGAAATAGTGATTGTTATTGGCTCTATCAATCCAGAAGTTGCTTTTGAGGCGATGGCAAACTCAAAAATATTATCAAACGTAAATCTGAATAAAAACCATGTGCAGGGCGAGTTATCAAACGGCCTTTTGGTTGATATCATTTGCGTTGATAAAGCCGATTATTATAAAGAGTTATTTATCAATACCGGTACAGACGAACACGTGCAGGCTGTTTTCGACAGGATCAATGTCCCCGTCGATCAGCCCGAAACCGAAGAACTGATCTATACCAAAGCAGGCCTGGGATGGATGCAGCCTGAACTGCGCGAGGGCACCCTGTTTATTGAAAAGGCCGAAAAGAACCAACTGCCAACCCTCATTAACTGGCACGACCTGAAAGGTACCCTCCATAACCACAGCACCTGGAGCGACGGCGTAAACACCATTGAAGAAATGGCCCTTTATTGCCGCGATACCCTGAAGCTGGAATACCTTGGCATGTGCGATCACAGCAAAAGCGCCTTTTATGCCAAAGGCTTAAGCATTGAGCGCGTGTTGCAGCAACATGAAGAAATTGATGCGCTTAATAAAAAGCTGGATGGCTTCCACATATTTAAAGGCATCGAATCAGACATATTATATGATGGCGCGTTGGATTATCCGGACGAGATATTGCAGAAGTTTGATTTTGTAGTTGCATCCGTACACTCCATCTTAAAAATGGACGAAGAAAAAGCAACTTCAAGGCTCATCACCGCCATCGAAAACCCTTACACTACTATCCTCGGTCACCCTACCGGCAGGCTGTTGTTAAGCAGGGCCGGATATCCAATCGACTATAAAAAGGTGATAGACGCTTGTGCTGCCAACAATGTAGTGATCGAAATAAACGCCAACCCGCTCAGGCTCGACCTTGATTGGCGCTGGCATCAATATGCCCTTGATAAAGGCGTTATGCTATCCATTAACCCCGATGCCCACCGCATTGAAGGTTTTACTGATATGCACTACGGCATACTGGCAGCCCGCAAAGGCGGTTTATATAAAGAGATGTGCTACAATGCGCTGTCGTTAGCGGAGATTACAGAGGCGTTTGCGCGAAAGAGAGGTTAG
- a CDS encoding ankyrin repeat domain-containing protein yields the protein MPDYNTILYAAETHSVDKIKQYFADGGSPNEIHDGMPVFTMMVEMYARGPRFKDCVHAFIDAGLNYEDQALLAVLAHDTRRLTDALNEDASAVNRTYNLYNNTYTPLTGGTLMHFCAEYNSVDCAKILLQHGADVNAVAAYDEYGFGGHTPIFHTVNQNGNSSVDMLHFLLQNGADLNVTVKGLMWGRGYEWETFIPSVNPVSYAMMGLLPQFHRKEQIVMNVVSLLIKHAYGIDYAPDNVPNAYLARG from the coding sequence ATGCCCGATTACAACACCATTCTTTATGCCGCCGAAACCCATTCAGTTGATAAAATAAAGCAATATTTTGCCGATGGCGGTAGCCCCAATGAAATTCATGACGGGATGCCCGTTTTTACAATGATGGTAGAAATGTATGCCCGCGGCCCTCGCTTTAAAGATTGTGTGCATGCTTTTATTGATGCCGGACTTAATTATGAAGATCAGGCTTTGTTGGCGGTTTTGGCTCACGATACCCGGCGGTTGACAGATGCGCTAAATGAGGATGCCTCGGCTGTTAACAGAACTTATAACTTATATAATAATACTTACACACCTTTAACAGGTGGTACACTAATGCATTTTTGTGCTGAGTATAACAGTGTTGACTGCGCAAAAATACTTTTGCAACATGGTGCGGACGTGAATGCGGTTGCCGCTTATGATGAGTATGGTTTTGGCGGGCATACACCAATATTTCATACAGTTAACCAAAATGGTAACAGTTCGGTTGATATGCTGCATTTTTTGTTGCAGAATGGTGCAGATTTAAATGTTACCGTTAAAGGCCTGATGTGGGGCAGGGGATACGAGTGGGAAACTTTTATTCCGTCGGTAAATCCGGTAAGCTACGCCATGATGGGCTTGCTGCCGCAGTTTCATCGTAAAGAACAAATTGTTATGAATGTGGTGAGTTTGTTGATTAAGCATGCTTATGGCATTGATTATGCGCCGGATAACGTACCAAATGCTTATTTGGCGAGGGGGTAG
- the sppA gene encoding signal peptide peptidase SppA has translation MKQFFKFVLATIVGVIISGIIIGIVGAVLVIGLITAAGSDKPVDVSTNSILYMSLKNPITERTPNNPLAGLDFLGLDDDKSIGLNDILSDIKRAKTDSNIKGIYLDESYMTAGQATTEEIRNALIDFKKSRKFIIAYAEVYTQGFYYMASVADKVYINPKGIFEFHGFSSQTTFLKGALDKLGIEAQIIKVGTFKSAVEPLFLTKMSDANKLQVTSYLGSLYDHFLTGISKSRGINKDSLFTYADNMRIQFPEDAYKLKLVDGLKYKDEILNDLKKRTGTDLRDDLKSVDLTEYAKNKADDSDDKSDDSSSKNRIAVIYASGDINTGEGQDNTIGSETISKALRKARLDDKVKAVVLRVNSPGGSSLASDVIWREVKLVHETKPIIVSMGDYAASGGYYISCAADSIIAQPNTITGSIGIFAVLPNMQKLFNDKLGVTFDGVKTGKYADLGDVSRPLSPDERLILQNSVNRGYDDFTKAVAQGRGKTQAYINSIGQGRVWTGQQALKIGLVDRLGNIDDAIASAAKKAKIKNYRLVAYPEQKSFFNKLGNGLSAEVQTRMVKKELGENYRVYEQIKGLTQMMRTPQARLPYDLVIK, from the coding sequence ATGAAACAATTCTTCAAATTCGTTCTGGCTACTATTGTAGGTGTAATTATATCTGGTATAATAATCGGAATTGTGGGTGCAGTACTTGTTATTGGCCTTATAACAGCGGCAGGCAGCGATAAGCCTGTGGATGTGAGTACCAATTCAATACTCTACATGTCGCTTAAAAACCCCATTACCGAGCGTACGCCCAATAATCCCTTAGCCGGGTTGGATTTTTTAGGATTGGATGATGATAAATCTATCGGATTGAACGATATTTTAAGTGACATTAAACGGGCCAAAACCGATAGCAACATTAAAGGAATTTACCTTGATGAAAGCTACATGACCGCCGGCCAGGCCACTACCGAAGAGATCAGGAATGCGCTTATCGACTTTAAAAAATCGCGCAAATTTATAATAGCATACGCCGAGGTTTATACACAGGGCTTTTATTACATGGCCTCGGTTGCCGATAAGGTGTACATTAACCCTAAAGGTATTTTTGAATTTCATGGTTTCAGCTCGCAAACCACTTTCCTAAAAGGCGCATTGGATAAACTGGGTATTGAAGCCCAGATTATTAAGGTAGGTACATTTAAAAGTGCTGTTGAGCCTTTGTTCCTTACCAAAATGAGCGATGCCAATAAACTGCAGGTAACCTCGTATCTCGGCTCATTGTATGATCATTTTTTAACCGGCATCAGCAAAAGCCGAGGTATTAATAAAGATTCGTTATTTACTTATGCTGATAATATGCGCATTCAGTTTCCGGAGGATGCTTATAAACTGAAACTGGTTGACGGTTTAAAATATAAAGACGAGATACTGAACGATTTAAAAAAACGCACAGGCACCGATTTAAGAGACGACCTGAAAAGTGTTGACCTAACCGAATATGCCAAAAACAAAGCCGACGACAGCGACGATAAATCAGATGATTCATCATCAAAAAACCGTATCGCTGTAATTTATGCCTCGGGCGATATCAATACCGGCGAAGGCCAGGACAATACCATCGGTTCCGAAACGATTTCAAAAGCTTTGCGTAAGGCCCGTTTGGATGATAAAGTGAAGGCTGTAGTATTGCGCGTAAACTCGCCGGGAGGCAGCTCACTGGCCTCGGATGTGATCTGGCGCGAGGTTAAACTTGTTCACGAAACTAAACCGATTATCGTATCGATGGGCGATTACGCCGCATCGGGCGGTTATTATATCTCGTGCGCTGCCGATTCCATCATTGCGCAGCCTAATACCATAACCGGTTCGATAGGCATTTTCGCGGTGCTTCCAAACATGCAAAAGCTGTTTAACGATAAATTAGGTGTAACTTTTGATGGCGTAAAAACCGGCAAATACGCCGATTTAGGCGATGTGAGCCGCCCGCTTAGCCCAGACGAACGCCTGATTTTGCAAAACAGCGTAAACCGCGGCTATGATGATTTTACTAAAGCCGTTGCCCAGGGCCGCGGCAAAACACAGGCCTACATCAACAGCATTGGCCAGGGCCGTGTATGGACAGGCCAGCAGGCACTGAAAATTGGACTGGTTGATCGCTTGGGCAATATTGATGATGCTATTGCATCAGCAGCAAAAAAAGCTAAGATTAAAAATTACCGTTTAGTAGCGTATCCGGAACAAAAAAGCTTTTTCAACAAACTGGGTAACGGCCTCAGCGCCGAGGTACAAACCCGTATGGTTAAAAAAGAACTTGGTGAAAACTACCGCGTTTACGAACAAATAAAAGGCCTTACCCAAATGATGCGCACCCCCCAGGCCCGTTTACCCTACGACCTGGTGATTAAATAA